One window of Stenotrophomonas indicatrix genomic DNA carries:
- a CDS encoding SMI1/KNR4 family protein, with the protein MNLVERFLSGLTARLPEDDAPQWAWTEGASEADLQRLRAQWPQVPDSLVELLSRVDGTHFRDYPKGEVCVLMLGSDVGDYPYYLRSIAQIFEDQRQWDDSIRSIYEEWLEEEPEILGAGIDADLPMSCRLCFSHCMNNGGTSMLYLDFDPAPGGSVGQVVRYLHDPDSYAVIAPSFDAYLQQLIDRDYAFINEDE; encoded by the coding sequence ATGAATCTTGTCGAACGCTTTCTGTCTGGACTGACCGCCCGCTTGCCCGAGGACGATGCGCCGCAATGGGCGTGGACCGAAGGCGCCAGCGAGGCCGACCTGCAACGGCTGCGCGCGCAGTGGCCGCAGGTGCCCGACAGCCTGGTAGAGCTGCTTTCGCGCGTGGACGGCACGCACTTCCGCGACTATCCGAAGGGCGAGGTCTGCGTGCTGATGCTCGGCTCGGACGTGGGCGACTACCCGTACTACCTGCGCTCCATCGCGCAGATCTTCGAAGACCAGCGGCAGTGGGACGACAGCATCCGCTCCATCTACGAAGAGTGGCTGGAAGAGGAACCGGAGATCCTCGGTGCCGGCATCGATGCCGACCTGCCGATGAGCTGTCGCCTGTGTTTCTCGCACTGCATGAACAACGGCGGCACCTCGATGCTGTATCTGGATTTCGACCCGGCACCCGGCGGCAGCGTCGGCCAGGTGGTGCGCTACCTGCACGACCCGGACAGCTACGCGGTGATCGCCCCCAGCTTTGATGCGTACCTGCAGCAGTTGATTGATCGCGATTACGCGTTCATCAACGAAGACGAATGA
- a CDS encoding OsmC family protein encodes MGISRHATAHWEGDLKSGKGQLSTPQSGLLDKTRYGFNSRFGDEKGTNPEELIAAAHAGCFTMALSAKLGEAGFTPTSLDTEAKVDLSMEGGPQLSQIRLKVKAVVPGIDATQFRAIADDAKQNCPVSKALSAVPISLEAELG; translated from the coding sequence ATGGGAATCTCGCGACACGCTACGGCGCATTGGGAAGGCGACCTGAAGTCGGGCAAGGGCCAGTTGAGCACGCCGCAGAGTGGTCTTCTGGACAAAACCCGCTACGGCTTCAACAGCCGCTTTGGTGATGAAAAGGGCACCAATCCCGAAGAATTGATCGCCGCCGCGCACGCCGGTTGCTTCACCATGGCGCTGTCGGCCAAGCTCGGCGAAGCCGGTTTCACCCCGACCTCGCTGGATACCGAAGCCAAGGTCGATCTGTCGATGGAAGGCGGCCCGCAGCTGTCGCAGATCCGGCTGAAAGTGAAGGCGGTGGTGCCGGGAATCGATGCGACCCAGTTCCGTGCGATTGCCGATGACGCCAAGCAGAACTGCCCGGTTTCGAAGGCACTGAGCGCAGTGCCGATCAGTCTGGAAGCTGAGCTGGGCTGA
- a CDS encoding HU family DNA-binding protein: protein MAKTAKKAAPKKAVKKVATKAAAKPAAPKPIKEVLTKSGLVAHIAEVSGVVAKDVRAVLASLEGAVAASVHKKGAGSFTLPGLLKISTVNVPAKPKRKGINPFTKEEQWFAAKPATTKLKVRPLKKLKDAAL from the coding sequence ATGGCAAAGACCGCTAAGAAGGCTGCCCCGAAGAAGGCAGTGAAGAAAGTCGCGACGAAGGCAGCCGCCAAGCCGGCCGCTCCGAAGCCGATCAAGGAAGTGCTGACCAAGTCGGGCCTGGTTGCACACATCGCTGAAGTCTCCGGCGTTGTCGCCAAGGACGTCCGCGCTGTGCTGGCCTCGCTGGAAGGCGCTGTCGCCGCTTCGGTGCACAAGAAGGGCGCAGGCTCGTTCACCCTGCCGGGCCTGCTGAAGATCAGCACCGTCAATGTGCCGGCCAAGCCGAAGCGCAAGGGCATCAACCCGTTCACCAAGGAAGAGCAGTGGTTCGCCGCCAAGCCGGCCACCACCAAGCTCAAGGTTCGCCCGCTGAAGAAGCTCAAGGACGCTGCGCTCTAA
- a CDS encoding DUF3861 family protein: protein MASPSTRYRISVTPIEKDGHQCTGRCTIELEHRASRDLMRLLESAPRTAGLSGDERATLVVATQLLRDIVQRYADTDGHALAAIAAQVLPALDALEQLPSSR, encoded by the coding sequence ATGGCCAGCCCCTCCACCCGCTACCGGATCTCGGTGACCCCGATCGAAAAGGACGGGCACCAGTGCACCGGGCGCTGCACCATCGAACTGGAACATCGCGCCAGCCGCGACCTGATGCGCCTGCTGGAATCAGCCCCGCGCACGGCCGGCCTGAGCGGCGATGAGCGTGCCACCCTGGTGGTGGCCACCCAGTTGCTGCGTGACATCGTGCAGCGCTATGCCGACACAGACGGCCATGCGCTGGCGGCGATCGCCGCACAGGTGCTGCCGGCATTGGATGCATTGGAGCAGCTTCCCTCTTCGCGCTGA
- a CDS encoding PhzF family phenazine biosynthesis protein, with the protein MSARRFLQLDVFSPRPGAGNPLAVVLDAEGLDDAAMQAIARWTRLPETTFVFPPQAAGASYRLRMFSPQKEVPFAGHPSVGTAHAALQAGIAMPVDGILIQDGIAGALPLRVTGEGAQQRIAIRTPRAQLAETAAANDPRLQPALQGWPLGALPPARMQGGRSWWVVQVADEAALRALNPDWDAIATLAESTDSMGVFAYAFADGSEGYDLAVRAFVGNGRRFEDAASGAANAVLAAWLDLRDALPRGRQPFEVSQGREVGHDARLTLLVDEDGEVWSGGQVQTVISGTIDW; encoded by the coding sequence ATGTCCGCACGCCGTTTCCTGCAGCTGGATGTGTTTTCCCCGCGCCCGGGCGCTGGCAATCCGCTGGCTGTCGTGCTCGATGCCGAAGGCCTGGACGACGCGGCGATGCAGGCCATCGCCCGCTGGACCCGCCTGCCTGAAACGACCTTCGTGTTCCCCCCGCAGGCCGCCGGCGCCAGCTACCGGCTGCGCATGTTCAGCCCGCAGAAGGAAGTGCCGTTCGCCGGTCATCCCAGCGTCGGCACTGCCCATGCAGCGCTGCAGGCAGGCATCGCCATGCCGGTCGACGGGATACTGATACAGGACGGCATCGCCGGGGCGCTGCCACTGCGCGTGACCGGCGAAGGCGCACAGCAGCGCATCGCCATCCGTACGCCGCGTGCACAGCTGGCCGAGACCGCGGCAGCCAACGATCCGCGCCTGCAGCCCGCCTTGCAGGGCTGGCCGCTGGGTGCGCTGCCGCCGGCCCGCATGCAGGGCGGCCGCAGCTGGTGGGTCGTACAGGTCGCGGATGAGGCAGCGTTGCGCGCCCTGAACCCAGACTGGGATGCGATCGCCACGCTGGCCGAATCGACTGACAGCATGGGCGTGTTTGCCTATGCCTTTGCCGATGGCAGCGAAGGTTACGACCTGGCCGTACGCGCCTTCGTCGGCAATGGACGCCGCTTCGAGGATGCTGCTTCAGGCGCGGCCAACGCCGTGCTGGCGGCTTGGTTGGACCTGCGCGATGCCCTGCCGCGCGGCCGCCAGCCCTTCGAAGTCAGCCAAGGCCGCGAAGTCGGCCACGATGCGCGCCTGACCCTGTTGGTCGATGAAGACGGCGAGGTCTGGTCCGGTGGACAGGTGCAGACGGTGATTTCCGGCACCATCGACTGGTGA
- the murD gene encoding UDP-N-acetylmuramoyl-L-alanine--D-glutamate ligase — MKISQLEGKRVALWGWGREGRAAFAVLRARLPSLGLSLFCPAGEVEAARAETQGALDVRGEPTAEALASFEVVIKSPGISPYLSIALAAAEQGTVFIGGTALWFAEHADADGTVRDTICVTGTKGKSTTTALIAHLLRAAGRRTGLVGNIGLPLLEVLDPQPAPAYWAVELSSYQTGEVARSGAHPQVAVVLNLFPEHLDWHGSEQRYIEDKLQLVTGAAPRVAVLNAADPHLAALSLPASEVVWFNQPQGWHMRGDIVHRGEQAVFDTRNTPLPGRHNRGNLCAVLAALEALGLDAVALAPAVQDFRPLPNRLQRIGEADGLTYINDSISTTPHASLAALECFAGQRIALLVGGHDRGLDWTDFMQHMAHDVPPVEIVTMGSNGPRIHAMLQPLADAGRFGLHAAADLPDAVALARRALGRQGGVVLLSPGAPSYGAYRDYVARGRHFAELAGFDPDTISAIPGIGIG; from the coding sequence GTGAAGATTTCGCAGCTTGAAGGCAAGCGCGTAGCGCTATGGGGCTGGGGGCGTGAGGGGCGTGCTGCGTTTGCAGTGCTGCGCGCGCGCCTGCCATCGCTTGGCCTGAGCCTGTTCTGCCCGGCCGGCGAGGTCGAGGCCGCACGTGCGGAAACGCAGGGCGCGCTGGATGTACGCGGCGAACCCACAGCCGAAGCGCTGGCTTCATTCGAGGTGGTGATCAAGTCGCCAGGGATCAGTCCGTATCTGTCGATCGCGTTGGCGGCGGCGGAGCAGGGTACCGTCTTCATTGGGGGCACGGCGTTGTGGTTTGCCGAACATGCCGATGCCGATGGCACCGTGCGCGACACGATCTGCGTGACCGGTACCAAGGGCAAGAGCACCACCACCGCGCTGATCGCGCACCTGCTGCGCGCAGCCGGGCGTCGCACCGGTCTGGTCGGCAACATCGGCCTACCGCTGCTGGAAGTGCTGGACCCGCAACCGGCGCCCGCGTACTGGGCGGTGGAGCTGTCCAGCTACCAGACCGGCGAGGTCGCGCGTAGTGGTGCGCACCCGCAGGTGGCCGTGGTGCTGAATCTGTTCCCGGAACATCTGGACTGGCACGGCAGCGAACAACGCTACATCGAAGACAAGCTGCAGCTGGTGACCGGCGCCGCACCGCGCGTTGCCGTGCTCAATGCCGCAGACCCGCACTTGGCCGCGCTGTCGCTGCCCGCCAGCGAGGTGGTCTGGTTCAACCAGCCGCAGGGCTGGCATATGCGCGGCGACATCGTCCATCGCGGCGAGCAGGCGGTGTTCGATACCCGCAATACGCCACTGCCGGGTCGACACAACCGCGGCAACCTGTGCGCGGTGCTGGCCGCACTGGAGGCGCTGGGCCTGGACGCGGTGGCGCTGGCGCCGGCCGTGCAGGATTTCCGACCGCTGCCGAACCGCCTGCAGCGGATTGGCGAGGCCGATGGCCTCACCTACATCAACGATTCGATCAGCACCACGCCGCATGCCAGCCTTGCGGCGCTGGAGTGCTTCGCCGGCCAGCGCATCGCGCTGCTGGTGGGCGGGCATGATCGTGGCCTGGACTGGACTGACTTCATGCAGCACATGGCGCATGACGTGCCGCCGGTGGAAATCGTGACCATGGGCAGCAACGGCCCGCGCATCCACGCGATGCTGCAGCCGTTGGCCGATGCCGGTCGCTTCGGCCTGCATGCGGCCGCTGATCTGCCTGATGCGGTGGCGCTGGCGCGTCGCGCACTGGGCCGGCAGGGTGGAGTGGTGCTGCTGTCGCCAGGGGCGCCGAGCTATGGCGCCTACCGGGATTACGTTGCACGCGGGCGGCATTTCGCCGAACTGGCCGGGTTCGACCCGGACACCATCAGCGCGATTCCGGGGATCGGGATCGGCTGA
- a CDS encoding PhzF family phenazine biosynthesis protein, with protein sequence MTAYRYLQLDVFAHHPGTGNPLGVVFDADGLSTDRMQALAAWLNLSETVFFLRPTAAGADYHVRIFTPASELPFAGHPSVGAAWAAVACGLVQPRDGALVQQCAAGLLPVQVTGPANAPTIRLASPAARLLPTAPGAVPEALRAVIAEGQGAELWENGPRWWLLPLRDADAVRTLVPDMAALRDWSMATDALGVAVFALDPGTDHDLVVRAFCPADAPNVPEDPVTGSANALIGAWLRQRNALPGKNGSYVASQGREVGRDGLVQVTVDVQGTVWVGGQVQPVIDGHIRW encoded by the coding sequence ATGACCGCCTACCGCTACCTGCAGCTCGATGTCTTCGCCCACCACCCCGGTACCGGCAACCCACTCGGTGTCGTGTTCGACGCGGATGGGCTGTCCACCGACCGCATGCAGGCCCTGGCCGCCTGGCTGAACCTGTCCGAGACCGTGTTCTTCCTGCGCCCCACCGCTGCCGGCGCCGACTACCACGTCCGCATCTTCACCCCTGCCAGCGAGCTGCCCTTTGCCGGCCATCCCAGCGTGGGTGCCGCCTGGGCAGCGGTCGCCTGCGGCCTGGTGCAGCCACGCGACGGGGCCCTGGTACAGCAATGCGCGGCCGGCCTGCTGCCGGTGCAGGTCACGGGCCCGGCCAACGCGCCCACCATCCGGCTGGCCAGCCCAGCAGCGCGCCTGCTGCCGACAGCACCGGGTGCCGTCCCGGAAGCGCTGCGCGCCGTCATCGCCGAGGGCCAAGGCGCCGAACTCTGGGAAAACGGCCCGCGCTGGTGGCTGCTGCCGCTGCGCGATGCCGACGCCGTGCGCACGCTGGTACCGGACATGGCGGCCCTGCGCGATTGGAGCATGGCCACCGATGCGCTCGGCGTAGCCGTGTTCGCGCTCGACCCCGGTACCGACCATGATCTGGTGGTGCGTGCGTTCTGCCCTGCGGATGCGCCCAACGTGCCGGAAGACCCGGTGACCGGCAGCGCCAACGCGCTGATCGGCGCCTGGCTTCGGCAGCGTAATGCCCTGCCCGGCAAGAACGGGAGCTATGTGGCCAGCCAGGGCCGCGAGGTCGGCCGCGACGGCCTCGTCCAGGTTACCGTCGACGTGCAGGGCACGGTATGGGTCGGTGGTCAGGTGCAGCCGGTGATCGACGGCCACATCCGCTGGTAG
- a CDS encoding bifunctional aspartate kinase/diaminopimelate decarboxylase encodes MSASPLVDRWIVLKFGGTSVSRRHRWDTIGKLAKKRAEETGSRVLVVVSALSGVTNELTAIADGAPDSRDRVAALVERHQAFLDELGLGAEVLAERLAALQGLLDDPRAPSRPLDWQAEVLGQGELLSSSLGAAYLRASGLDFGWMDARQWLDALPPQPNQSDWSQRLSVNCQWRADAEWAQRFRAQPTRLLITQGFISRHADGGTAILGRGGSDTSAAYFGALLGASRVEIWTDVPGMFSANPKDVPDARLLTRLDYYEAQEIATTGAKVLHPRSIKPCRDAGVPMAILDTERPELPGTSIDGNAAPVPGVKAISRRNGIVLVSMEGIGMWQQVGFLADVFGLFKKHGLSVDLIGSAETNVTVSLDPSENLVNTDVLAALSADLSQICKVKVIVPCAAITLVGLGMRSLLHKLSDVWATFGRERVHMISQSSNDLNLTFVIDEADADGLLPILHAELIDSGAMPVEETEVFGPRWREIAGTVRPRGTPWWRGQRAHLLQLADAGTPRYVYHLPTVRARARALAAIKPIDQRYYAIKANSHPAILQLLEAEGFGLECVSHGELKHVFQAIPELSPKRVLFTPSFCPRSEYEAAFALGVTVTVDNVEALQRWPDLFRNRELWLRVDLGRGEGHHAKVRTGGKDSKFGLPIARVDEFVRAATELGTRVVGLHAHLGSGVETAQHWRLMCDELAGFARRIGSVHTIDIGGGLPIPYSDEDEPFDLDAWAEGLAEVKALHPAFRLAIEPGRFLVAESGVLLTHATQVVEKDGVRRVGLDAGMNTLMRPALYDAWHDIENLSRQGGYAEAAFDVVGPICESSDVFGKRRKLPVSTAPDDVMLIADAGAYGYVMSNTYNQRAMPREDVIE; translated from the coding sequence ATGTCAGCTTCCCCCCTTGTCGATCGTTGGATCGTACTGAAGTTCGGCGGCACCTCGGTGTCGCGTCGCCACCGTTGGGACACGATCGGGAAGCTGGCGAAAAAACGGGCCGAAGAAACCGGTTCGCGCGTTCTGGTGGTGGTTTCGGCGCTGTCCGGGGTCACCAATGAACTGACCGCGATTGCCGATGGCGCGCCGGACAGCCGCGATCGCGTGGCGGCGCTGGTCGAACGCCACCAGGCCTTCCTGGACGAGCTGGGCCTGGGCGCGGAGGTTCTGGCCGAGCGGCTGGCCGCGCTGCAGGGCCTGCTGGACGACCCGCGTGCGCCCAGCCGACCGCTGGACTGGCAGGCCGAAGTGCTGGGCCAGGGTGAACTGCTGTCGTCCAGCCTGGGCGCGGCCTATCTGCGTGCCAGCGGCCTGGATTTCGGCTGGATGGATGCGCGCCAGTGGCTGGACGCGCTGCCGCCGCAGCCGAACCAGAGCGACTGGTCGCAGCGCCTGTCGGTGAACTGCCAGTGGCGTGCCGATGCGGAATGGGCGCAGCGCTTCCGCGCCCAGCCCACGCGCCTGCTGATCACCCAGGGTTTCATCTCGCGTCATGCCGACGGTGGCACGGCCATTCTCGGTCGCGGCGGTTCGGATACCTCGGCGGCGTACTTTGGTGCGCTGCTCGGCGCGAGCCGCGTGGAGATCTGGACCGATGTGCCAGGCATGTTCAGCGCCAATCCCAAGGACGTGCCGGACGCGCGTCTGCTGACCCGCCTGGACTATTACGAAGCGCAGGAAATCGCCACCACCGGCGCCAAGGTGCTGCACCCGCGCTCGATCAAGCCGTGCCGCGATGCGGGCGTGCCGATGGCGATCCTCGATACCGAGCGCCCGGAACTGCCGGGTACCAGCATCGACGGCAACGCCGCGCCGGTGCCGGGCGTGAAGGCAATCAGCCGCCGCAACGGCATCGTGCTGGTGTCGATGGAAGGCATCGGCATGTGGCAGCAGGTCGGCTTCCTTGCCGATGTGTTCGGCCTGTTCAAGAAGCACGGCCTGTCGGTGGACCTGATCGGTTCGGCCGAGACCAACGTCACCGTGTCGCTGGACCCGTCCGAGAACCTGGTCAACACCGATGTGCTGGCCGCGCTGTCGGCGGATCTGTCGCAGATCTGCAAGGTCAAGGTGATCGTGCCGTGCGCGGCGATCACCCTGGTCGGCCTGGGCATGCGCTCGCTGCTGCACAAGCTGTCGGACGTGTGGGCGACCTTCGGTCGTGAGCGCGTGCACATGATCTCGCAGTCGTCCAACGACCTGAACCTGACCTTCGTCATCGACGAGGCCGATGCTGACGGCCTGCTGCCGATCCTGCACGCCGAGCTGATCGACAGCGGCGCGATGCCGGTGGAAGAGACCGAAGTGTTCGGCCCGCGCTGGCGCGAAATCGCCGGCACCGTGCGTCCGCGTGGTACGCCTTGGTGGCGCGGCCAGCGTGCGCACCTGCTGCAGCTGGCCGATGCCGGCACCCCGCGCTACGTCTACCACTTGCCCACTGTGCGGGCGCGTGCCCGTGCGCTGGCGGCGATCAAGCCGATCGACCAGCGTTATTACGCAATCAAGGCCAACAGCCATCCGGCCATCCTGCAGTTGCTGGAAGCCGAAGGTTTCGGCCTGGAGTGCGTGTCGCACGGTGAGTTGAAGCATGTGTTCCAGGCCATTCCGGAACTGTCGCCCAAGCGCGTGCTGTTCACCCCCAGCTTCTGCCCGCGCAGCGAGTACGAAGCGGCGTTCGCGCTGGGCGTGACCGTCACCGTCGACAACGTGGAAGCCCTGCAACGCTGGCCGGACCTGTTCCGCAACCGCGAGCTGTGGCTGCGCGTGGACCTGGGCCGTGGCGAAGGCCACCACGCCAAGGTCCGCACCGGTGGCAAGGACTCCAAGTTCGGCCTGCCGATCGCGCGCGTGGACGAGTTCGTGCGCGCGGCCACCGAGCTGGGCACCCGTGTGGTCGGCCTGCATGCGCACCTTGGCAGCGGCGTGGAAACCGCCCAGCACTGGCGCCTGATGTGTGACGAGCTGGCTGGCTTCGCGCGCCGTATCGGCAGCGTGCACACCATCGATATCGGTGGTGGCCTGCCGATTCCCTACAGCGACGAAGACGAGCCGTTCGACCTGGACGCCTGGGCCGAGGGCCTGGCCGAGGTCAAGGCGCTGCATCCGGCATTCCGCCTGGCGATCGAACCGGGCCGCTTCCTGGTGGCCGAATCGGGCGTGCTGCTGACCCATGCCACCCAGGTGGTGGAGAAGGACGGCGTACGCCGCGTCGGCCTGGATGCGGGCATGAACACGCTGATGCGCCCGGCCCTGTACGACGCCTGGCACGACATCGAAAACCTCAGCCGCCAGGGCGGTTACGCCGAAGCAGCGTTCGATGTGGTCGGCCCGATCTGCGAATCCAGCGATGTGTTCGGCAAGCGCCGCAAGCTGCCGGTGTCGACCGCGCCGGACGATGTGATGCTGATCGCCGACGCCGGTGCCTACGGCTATGTGATGTCCAACACCTACAACCAACGGGCGATGCCGCGCGAGGACGTGATCGAATGA
- a CDS encoding polyprenyl synthetase family protein, whose translation MTITEDTRPALGLSQIQSLAAADMAAVDALIRRRLSSDVVLINQIADHIISAGGKRLRPMLVMLAGHAVGGAGPEHHQLAAIIEFIHTSTLLHDDVVDESSLRRGRSTANALWGNAPSVLVGDFLYSRSFQLMVELDRMSVMQILADTTNRIAEGEVLQLLHVHNPDTDEAAYLRVIERKTAVLFAAGTRLGALASGVDEATQQALYDYGMHLGYAFQIADDVLDYSANADELGKNLGDDLAEGKATLPLIHAMAHSDEATRQRLRAIVQNGDASAMPEVLAAIHATGGLDYSRRRAEEYAEAAERALDGLADNDAVAALRGLARYAVQRSH comes from the coding sequence ATGACCATCACCGAAGACACCCGTCCCGCCCTGGGCCTGTCCCAGATCCAGTCGCTTGCCGCAGCCGACATGGCTGCCGTCGATGCCCTGATCCGCCGCCGGCTGTCCTCGGATGTGGTGCTGATCAACCAGATCGCCGACCACATCATTTCGGCGGGCGGCAAACGCCTGCGGCCGATGCTGGTGATGCTGGCCGGCCATGCGGTCGGCGGCGCCGGCCCCGAGCACCACCAGCTGGCCGCGATCATCGAGTTCATCCACACCTCCACCCTGCTGCACGACGACGTGGTGGACGAATCCAGCCTGCGCCGCGGCCGCAGCACCGCCAATGCGCTGTGGGGCAACGCGCCGAGTGTGCTGGTGGGTGACTTCCTGTACTCGCGCAGCTTCCAGCTGATGGTCGAGCTGGACCGGATGTCGGTGATGCAGATCCTGGCCGACACCACCAACCGCATCGCCGAAGGCGAAGTGCTGCAGCTGCTGCACGTGCACAACCCGGACACCGACGAAGCGGCCTACCTGCGCGTGATCGAGCGCAAGACTGCGGTGCTGTTCGCCGCAGGTACCCGCCTGGGTGCACTGGCCAGCGGCGTCGATGAAGCCACCCAGCAGGCCCTGTACGACTACGGCATGCACCTGGGCTACGCGTTCCAGATCGCCGATGACGTGCTGGACTACTCGGCCAACGCCGACGAGCTGGGCAAGAACCTCGGTGACGACCTGGCCGAGGGCAAGGCCACGCTGCCGCTGATCCACGCGATGGCCCATTCGGACGAGGCCACCCGCCAGCGCCTGCGCGCGATCGTGCAGAACGGCGACGCCTCGGCAATGCCGGAAGTGCTGGCCGCGATCCACGCCACCGGTGGCCTGGACTACAGCCGCCGTCGTGCCGAGGAATATGCCGAAGCCGCCGAGCGCGCGCTCGACGGCCTGGCCGACAACGATGCCGTCGCCGCCCTGCGCGGCCTGGCCCGCTACGCGGTACAGCGCTCGCATTGA
- the murL gene encoding UDP-N-acetyl-alpha-D-muramoyl-L-alanyl-L-glutamate epimerase yields MTAFDKHQVSRFRFVRCEFAADTGVAKLVYAFDDGPEMVETVTVPGAPFVLEPARADAVQRALRLLHLIAGVSYYKAGVPDTVSIDSYSIDADTAALVETIYLNGLGEFAYRNGLNLRGRFRLPVQGETVQAPVLGLQAHALVAIGGGKDSLVSIEALRRAGVDETVTWIGGSQLIRACAERTGLPTLNLGRALAPELFELNRQGAWNGHIPVTAVNSAIMVLAALLQGVDQVVFSNERSASYGSQIPGTGEVNHQWSKGWAFEQAFGVYVQNQVAADLQYYSLLRPMSELAVARQFAKSDFYDAHFSSCNRNFHILGERPVNRWCGVCPKCHFVFLALAPFMPKTRLVRIFGRNLLDDIEQAGGFDALLEFQDHKPFECVGEGRESRAAMATLAQRPEWKEDALVKRFCNEIRPQLDAAELELAPLMQLQGEHRIPATLWERVREDFAA; encoded by the coding sequence ATGACTGCTTTCGATAAACACCAGGTTTCCCGCTTCCGCTTCGTCCGCTGCGAATTCGCCGCGGACACCGGCGTGGCCAAGCTGGTCTACGCCTTCGATGACGGCCCGGAAATGGTGGAAACCGTTACCGTGCCCGGCGCCCCGTTCGTGCTGGAGCCGGCCCGTGCCGACGCCGTGCAGCGCGCGCTGCGGCTGCTGCACCTGATTGCCGGTGTGAGCTACTACAAGGCCGGTGTGCCCGATACGGTCAGCATCGACAGCTACAGCATCGATGCCGATACCGCTGCGTTGGTGGAGACCATCTATCTCAACGGCCTGGGTGAGTTCGCCTATCGCAACGGCCTGAACCTGCGTGGGCGCTTCCGCCTGCCGGTGCAGGGCGAAACGGTGCAGGCACCGGTGCTGGGCCTGCAGGCGCATGCGCTGGTGGCCATCGGTGGCGGCAAGGATTCGCTGGTCAGCATCGAAGCACTGCGTCGCGCCGGCGTGGACGAGACGGTGACCTGGATTGGTGGTTCGCAGTTGATCCGTGCCTGTGCCGAGCGCACCGGGCTGCCGACGCTGAATCTCGGTCGCGCGCTGGCGCCGGAGCTGTTCGAGCTCAACCGCCAGGGCGCATGGAACGGCCACATCCCGGTGACTGCGGTGAACTCGGCGATCATGGTGCTGGCTGCGCTGCTGCAGGGCGTGGACCAGGTGGTGTTCTCCAACGAACGTTCGGCCAGCTACGGCAGCCAGATTCCGGGCACCGGCGAGGTCAACCACCAGTGGTCGAAGGGCTGGGCGTTCGAGCAGGCCTTCGGCGTGTACGTGCAGAACCAGGTGGCCGCCGACCTGCAGTACTACTCGCTGCTGCGACCGATGTCGGAGCTGGCGGTGGCCCGCCAGTTCGCCAAGAGCGATTTCTACGACGCGCATTTCTCCAGCTGCAACCGCAACTTCCACATCCTTGGCGAGCGCCCGGTGAACCGCTGGTGCGGCGTCTGCCCGAAATGCCACTTCGTGTTCCTGGCGCTGGCCCCGTTCATGCCGAAGACCCGCCTGGTGCGCATCTTCGGCCGCAACCTGTTGGATGACATCGAGCAGGCCGGTGGCTTCGACGCGCTGCTGGAATTCCAGGACCACAAGCCGTTCGAATGCGTGGGCGAAGGCCGCGAATCCCGTGCGGCGATGGCGACCCTGGCGCAGCGCCCGGAGTGGAAGGAAGACGCGCTGGTGAAGCGTTTCTGCAATGAAATCCGACCGCAGCTGGATGCGGCCGAACTGGAGCTGGCACCGCTGATGCAGTTGCAGGGCGAACATCGTATTCCGGCGACGCTGTGGGAACGGGTGCGTGAAGATTTCGCAGCTTGA
- a CDS encoding dienelactone hydrolase family protein: MNRWRCGVAMVLGLAAMPAWAAMKTQPVEWKHQGTTFSGVLVYDDGDADKRPGLVMVPNWKGVNESAIEKAKQLAGDDYVVLVADVYGKGVRPKTDAEAGPVATKLRNDRPLLRARALEAVTVLKAQAGKAPLDPSRIGAVGFCFGGTTVLELARAGAPLAGVVSLHGGLGSPLPAQAGGSHPSVLVLNGADDRSVTAEDIGSFQKEMDAAKVDWEFTNYSGAVHCFAERDANSPPGCQYNERAAKRAWKALDEFFEERFM, translated from the coding sequence ATGAACCGTTGGCGTTGCGGTGTGGCGATGGTACTGGGGCTGGCAGCGATGCCAGCGTGGGCGGCGATGAAGACGCAGCCGGTGGAGTGGAAGCACCAGGGCACGACCTTCAGTGGCGTGCTGGTCTATGACGATGGAGATGCTGACAAGCGTCCCGGCCTGGTGATGGTGCCGAACTGGAAGGGCGTGAACGAATCGGCCATCGAGAAGGCCAAGCAACTGGCGGGCGATGACTACGTGGTGCTGGTGGCCGATGTGTACGGCAAGGGCGTGCGACCGAAGACCGATGCCGAGGCCGGGCCGGTGGCGACCAAGCTGCGCAATGACCGGCCACTGCTGCGGGCGCGGGCACTGGAGGCGGTGACCGTGCTGAAGGCGCAGGCGGGCAAGGCACCGCTGGACCCCAGCCGGATCGGCGCGGTGGGCTTCTGCTTCGGTGGCACCACGGTGCTGGAACTGGCCCGCGCCGGCGCGCCGCTGGCGGGCGTGGTCAGCCTGCATGGCGGGCTCGGGTCGCCCTTGCCGGCCCAGGCCGGCGGCAGCCATCCGTCGGTGCTGGTGTTGAACGGTGCCGACGACAGGAGCGTGACCGCCGAGGATATCGGCAGCTTCCAGAAGGAAATGGATGCGGCCAAGGTGGACTGGGAGTTCACCAACTACAGCGGTGCGGTGCACTGCTTTGCCGAGCGTGATGCCAACAGCCCGCCGGGCTGCCAGTACAACGAGCGTGCAGCGAAGCGGGCCTGGAAGGCGCTGGATGAGTTCTTCGAGGAGCGTTTCATGTAG